TGCAGATCCAGGACGAGGTGGCCGAGCACGTGGCCAAGTCCAAGGGACAGGAACTGACGGCGCTGGAGACGGCCGACCGCGAGGACCAGCTGGGTCAGTGGCTCGAGGACCACGAGATCGAGGCGGCCTGGGACTACGCGCCGACGTTCGTCGAGGCCGGCCTGGACACCGACTGGCTGGAACGGGTCTCGGCCACTGTCGACGGTACCGACGACTCCGCGACGCTGCGCGGCGCCGTCGGCTGGATGAAGTACACGATCGACGCCGAACTGCTGATGAATCAGATCGCCGAGGCCAGCAAGCGCATCTCGGCACTGCTCGCGGGCGCCAAGCAGTACTCCCAGATGGACCGCGCGCCGTACGCGCCGACCGATGTGCACGAACTGCTGCACAGCACGCTGATGATGTTCGGCGACAAGATCGGCAAGGACAAGCCGGTGCAGTTGGTCAAGGAGTACGACAAGTCGCTGCCGCAGCTCCTCTGCTATCCCGGCGATCTCAACCAGGTGTGGACCAACATCATCGACAACGCCATTCAGGCGATGGACGGCCACGGCACGCTCACGGTGCGCACCGCACGCGAGAGTGAGGACATGGTCCGGATCGAGATCTGCGACGACGGTCCCGGCATCCCCGAGGACGTGCGCGAGCGGATCTTCGAGCCGTTCTTCACCACCAAGCCGTTCGGCGAGGGCACCGGGCTGGGCCTGGACCTGGCCTGGCGCGTCGTCGCCGAAAAGCACCACGGCAACATCCGAGTCGAGTCCGTCCCGGGTGACACCCGGTTCATCATCCTGCTGCCGCAGCAGGCCCCGGCGCCCGAAGTCGCGCCACCCAGCGAGATCACTCCGGAACAACCGTCCGGTCCAGTGGGGTTGCAAGCGCCATGACCGGTAAACCAGATCTCGGCCGTTACGGCGTCTTCGGCCACTTCACGCAGTTTCAGCAGCTCTCCCCCGACGAGCTGAAGAGCATCGAGGCCCTCGGCTACGGCGCGATCTGGGGCGGTGGGTCCCCGCCGGCCGAGTTGGACTGGGTCGAACCACTGCTCGCCGCGACCGAAACCCTCACGGTCGCCACCGGAATCGTCAACATCTGGTCTGCGGCGGCAGGCCCGGTCGCCGAATCCTTCCACCGCATCGACACCGCCCACCCCGGCCGCTTCCTGCTGGGCATCGGCGTCGGACACCCCGAGGCACTCGCGGAGTACCGCAAGCCCCTCGACGCTCTGGGCGCCTATCTCGACGAACTCGACACCCACGGCGTGCCCAAGGATCGCCGCGTGATTGCCGCGCTCGGTCCGCGGGTACTAGAGCTTTCGGCGCAGCGCAGCGCCGGCGCACACCCGTACCTGACCACACCCGAACACACCGCATGGGCCCGCGAGATCCTGGGTCCGTCAGCCTTCCTGGCTCCCGAGCACAAGGCCGTGCTGACCACCGATGCCGACGTGGCCCGCACCGCGGGCCGCAAGACCCTGGACATCTACTTGAATCTGAAGAACTACGTGAGCAACTGGAAGCGACTGGGCTTCACCGACGCAGACGTGGCCAAGCCGGGCTCGGACGCGCTGGTCGACGCCGTCGTCGCTTACGGGACGGCCGAACAGATCGCGCAGCGCCTGCAGCAGCATCTGGCCGCCGGCGCGGATCACGTACCTGTCCAGGTGCTCACCGGCCGTGACACGCTGGTCTCCGCGCTCACCGAACTGGCCGGCCCACTGGGCCTTCGCGCCTGACGCCGACGAGAGGACTCCCATGACCGACCCAGTGGCACTCAAACCCGATCTCGGCTTCTTCGGCGTGTGGACCGCGGGCCCGGTGACTCCCGACGAGGCCGTCGAGATCGAACGGTTGGGCTACGGCGCGGTGTGGGTCGGCGCCTCACCGGCCGCCGACCTGTCGTTCGTCGAGCCGATCCTGGAGAAGACACAGGCCCTGCAGGTCGCGACGGGCATCGTCAACATCTGGTCGGCGCCGGCCGACGAGGTCGCCGACTCCTACCACCGCATCGAAAAGGCTTATCCGGGCAGGTTTCTGCTGGGCGTCGGGGTGGGCCACCCTGAGCACACGCAGGAGTACACCAAACCGTACGACGCCCTGGTGGCCTACCTCGACGCGCTGGACGCCAAGACCGTGCCTACCAGTCGGCGGGTCCTGGCCGCCCTCGGACCGAAGGTGCTCAAGCTGGCCCGTGATCGCAGCGCGGGCGCGCACCCCTATCTGACGACGCCCGAGCACACGGTGCAGGCCCGCGAGCTTGTGGGCAACACGGTCTTCCTGGCACCCGAGCACAAGGTGGTGCTCACCACCGACGCAGCCGCGGCGCGCGAACTCGGCCGCCAGACGGTCGACTTCTACCTCGGTCTGTCCAACTACGTGAACAACTGGAAGCGCCTGGGATTCAGCGACGCTGACGTCGAACGGCCCGGCAGCGACAAGCTCATCGACGCGGTCGTCGCGCACGGCACCACCGATGCGATCGCGGCCCGGCTCACCGAGCATCTGGAATCCGGGGCCGACCACGTCGCGATCCAGGTGCTCGGTGATCGTGACCGCCTGCTGCCCACTCTGGCCGAACTGGCCGGGGCACTGGGGTTGTCCCGAGTCGCCGGATAGGCTTTCGGCCATGCGTCTGCTGGTGACCGGCGGCGCCGGGTTCATCGGCGCCAACTTCGTGCACAGCACTGTGCGCGA
The DNA window shown above is from Mycolicibacterium confluentis and carries:
- a CDS encoding ATP-binding protein, which produces MGHECLPEELRSLFLFEALSDTQLETLCKDGHIALFEPGPICVEGEPATCFYVLLDGELVMSKRSGGDDIETQRTSQRGVYCGAWGAYVEGIPHVYESSVRVTRPSKFFVLDASAFARFVKSEFPMAVHLLEGLKVGGLRQRQILGQREKLLALGQLSAGLTHQLNNPAAATGRAVADLRDRVGKMRFKLAMLADGKFTPNAMRALLQIQDEVAEHVAKSKGQELTALETADREDQLGQWLEDHEIEAAWDYAPTFVEAGLDTDWLERVSATVDGTDDSATLRGAVGWMKYTIDAELLMNQIAEASKRISALLAGAKQYSQMDRAPYAPTDVHELLHSTLMMFGDKIGKDKPVQLVKEYDKSLPQLLCYPGDLNQVWTNIIDNAIQAMDGHGTLTVRTARESEDMVRIEICDDGPGIPEDVRERIFEPFFTTKPFGEGTGLGLDLAWRVVAEKHHGNIRVESVPGDTRFIILLPQQAPAPEVAPPSEITPEQPSGPVGLQAP
- a CDS encoding LLM class F420-dependent oxidoreductase; protein product: MTDPVALKPDLGFFGVWTAGPVTPDEAVEIERLGYGAVWVGASPAADLSFVEPILEKTQALQVATGIVNIWSAPADEVADSYHRIEKAYPGRFLLGVGVGHPEHTQEYTKPYDALVAYLDALDAKTVPTSRRVLAALGPKVLKLARDRSAGAHPYLTTPEHTVQARELVGNTVFLAPEHKVVLTTDAAAARELGRQTVDFYLGLSNYVNNWKRLGFSDADVERPGSDKLIDAVVAHGTTDAIAARLTEHLESGADHVAIQVLGDRDRLLPTLAELAGALGLSRVAG
- a CDS encoding LLM class F420-dependent oxidoreductase, whose protein sequence is MTGKPDLGRYGVFGHFTQFQQLSPDELKSIEALGYGAIWGGGSPPAELDWVEPLLAATETLTVATGIVNIWSAAAGPVAESFHRIDTAHPGRFLLGIGVGHPEALAEYRKPLDALGAYLDELDTHGVPKDRRVIAALGPRVLELSAQRSAGAHPYLTTPEHTAWAREILGPSAFLAPEHKAVLTTDADVARTAGRKTLDIYLNLKNYVSNWKRLGFTDADVAKPGSDALVDAVVAYGTAEQIAQRLQQHLAAGADHVPVQVLTGRDTLVSALTELAGPLGLRA